Genomic segment of Paraburkholderia agricolaris:
TCAACGGCAAGAACGTTACGGTCGATGCCGATCCCACCACGCCGCTCCTTTGGGCAATCCGCGAGGACGCGGGCCTGCACGGCACCAAGTTCGGCTGCGGCATGGCGCAATGCGGCGCCTGCACGGTTCATCTGGAAGGCGAGGCCACCCGTTCGTGCGTGCTGCCGATCGCGGCGATTGCCGGCAAGCGCATCACGACCATCGAAGGCATCGAAAGCCGGCCCGCCAAAGCTATCCAGGCCGCCTGGGTCAAGCTGCAGGTGCCGCAGTGCGGGTACTGTCAGTCCGGACAGATCATGTCCGCGACAGCCTTGCTCGAACATAATGCCACGCCCACTGACGCCGACATCGACGCCGCGATGAACGGCAACATCTGCCGCTGTGCTACCTATACCCGCATCCGCGCGGCCATCCACGAAGCCGCTGCCACCCTGAAGGCCTGACCATGACGACCGATCTCGATCTCAAGGATGCGGTACGCCCGTCGCGCCGGACCTTCCTGAAAGCAGCCGGCGCCGTCGCGGCAGTCGGTCTTACCATCGGCTTCGAATGGGCGGGCACGGGCCGCCGCGCGCTCGCCGCCACCATGCCCGACGCGACGTTCGCGCCCAATGCGTTCCTGCGCGTTGCGCCGGACAACAGCGTCACGGTCATCGCGAAGCACGTCGAGATGGGCCAGGGCGCGTACACCGGTATCGCAACGATCGTCGCGGAAGAGCTGGATGCGAACTGGCAGGACGTGCGTGTCGAAAGCGCGCCCGCCGATGCGAAGCGCTACGCGAATCTGGCGTTCGGCACGATCCAGGGTACGGGCGGCAGCTCGGCGATGGCCAACTCGTGGATGCAATTGCGCGAAGCCGGCGCGAAAGCGCGCGCGATGCTGGTCTCCGCCGCCGCCGCGCAGTGGCAGGTGCCCGCGTCCGAGCTGACAACGCGCGACGGCAGCGTTCATCACGCGGCCACTGACCGGACCGCGACC
This window contains:
- a CDS encoding (2Fe-2S)-binding protein; this encodes MSTSFVLNGKNVTVDADPTTPLLWAIREDAGLHGTKFGCGMAQCGACTVHLEGEATRSCVLPIAAIAGKRITTIEGIESRPAKAIQAAWVKLQVPQCGYCQSGQIMSATALLEHNATPTDADIDAAMNGNICRCATYTRIRAAIHEAAATLKA